Below is a genomic region from Rhizobium sp. TH2.
CAGGGTTCGGGCAATGGCGAGCGAGCGAATTTGGAAATCATCAGAATGTATCATAATTGGCTTGATCGTTGGGATGAGCGGCGGGCGCGGCGCGGAGAGGAGGGGAAGGAAACAACGGATTTCGTCCTTGACGCGGAACGCGCCTTTCCAGACGCGAAGGAGACTGCAAGTCTCGACGAGTTTTGTGGCCTTGCGGACCAGGCTGTCGCTGATCCAGCCTTCTTCGATGAACCGAGTCCAAGCGAGCAAGGTTTTCAAAGGCAAGATGGGTGGCTCAAATTTCCATCGGGTATTTCTACCGATATTGAACAGAATAATATCGTTTGGGCGAAGATCACAGATAGCGCCTCGCTCGATCAGGTGATGGTGGTTTTTCACCACTGGAATGCAACCGCGCGAAATCGTCAGATTGCCAAGTTTTTCTCACTGCGTGGCGTCACGGTTGTTGAGATTGCTATGCCTTATCATTTCGAGCGCCGACGTCCGAGCTCGTTGCACGCCGACTACATGCTCAGTGCGAATCTCGGTCGAACGATTGAATCTGTAAGACAGGCAATATGGGATGGGCGAAAACTCATACGTTGGTTGAAAAGCGAAGGCTATCGAAAGATTTCGGTTCTCGGTATGAGCTTGGGTTCCTGGGTCGCGGGGGGTATTGCAGCTCACGACTCGGCTGTATCTAAAGCCTCGTTGTTTTTGACGGCCGGGAGTTTAGCGGACATGGTTTGGACGGGCCGCGCGACACGATTGATACGCGACAGCCTTGAGCCTGAAATTGAACTGAGCGACCTGAGGAGGGCTTGGGGTCCGCTTAACATGGAGAACTACGTGCATCGTTTGGCACGGCCTGATCTCGATCTTCACGTTGTGCTGGCCAAGAGAGACAAGGTGGTCTTGCCAGAGCTGTCGGAGAGATTCATGCAGAGGCTGAAAAACGCCGGAGCTAAGCCAAATATTTTGGAATTAAACTGTGGCCACTATTCGCTTGCCGTGCCACCTTACATCTTACTTGCCGGTTTGAGTTTGAAGCGGTTCCTATCCAGCTGAGAAGCGACCTAAACATTGAAGGGGCATGGGGTATATGGCAGGCGGATCAAAGGGCGAACGGGATAGCGCAAGTGATGTGTAATGTTATAACATATCGCATAACATAGGTTATGGAACTCGCATATCGTTAGCGTGGCGAAGTCCCCCACTGGGTCTGGTGATGGTCTTGATGCGGGATCTCGATCCCGTAATCCCAGAATTTTGCACACCCTGCATTTGATGCGGCGCGTATTCCGGATCGGCGGCAA
It encodes:
- a CDS encoding alpha/beta fold hydrolase; this encodes MYHNWLDRWDERRARRGEEGKETTDFVLDAERAFPDAKETASLDEFCGLADQAVADPAFFDEPSPSEQGFQRQDGWLKFPSGISTDIEQNNIVWAKITDSASLDQVMVVFHHWNATARNRQIAKFFSLRGVTVVEIAMPYHFERRRPSSLHADYMLSANLGRTIESVRQAIWDGRKLIRWLKSEGYRKISVLGMSLGSWVAGGIAAHDSAVSKASLFLTAGSLADMVWTGRATRLIRDSLEPEIELSDLRRAWGPLNMENYVHRLARPDLDLHVVLAKRDKVVLPELSERFMQRLKNAGAKPNILELNCGHYSLAVPPYILLAGLSLKRFLSS